The bacterium genome has a segment encoding these proteins:
- a CDS encoding Hsp20/alpha crystallin family protein, translating to MILMRRPIFDEDLQEMRRQLGGLLNGVPASWTRESVGPDMEWQPPVEVFENAHEVVIKAALPNVDPKQVDITITNDAVTVKGSTKHAPQEDCNYYRRELQYGTFLRTVPLPTEVKGTEATASYNDGMLEVRLPKSDRAKDTTVKVEVK from the coding sequence ATGATTCTTATGCGAAGGCCGATCTTTGATGAGGACTTGCAAGAGATGCGTCGCCAACTTGGTGGACTCCTGAATGGTGTGCCAGCGTCGTGGACGCGCGAGAGCGTCGGGCCTGACATGGAGTGGCAGCCGCCGGTTGAGGTGTTCGAAAATGCGCATGAGGTGGTGATCAAGGCGGCGCTGCCCAACGTCGATCCGAAACAGGTGGACATTACCATCACCAATGATGCCGTCACGGTTAAGGGGTCGACGAAGCACGCACCGCAGGAGGACTGCAACTATTATCGGCGCGAGTTGCAATATGGAACATTTCTCCGAACCGTGCCTCTCCCCACAGAGGTGAAGGGGACTGAGGCAACGGCATCCTACAACGATGGAATGCTCGAAGTAAGACTGCCAAAGTCGGACCGAGCCAAGGATACGACCGTCAAGGTAGAAGTCAAGTAG
- a CDS encoding SPFH domain-containing protein: protein MRDRGVTMGTGFAIAVVIVALLLAYNGVKIVRDYQRLVVFRLGRSFGPKGPGIVYLIPIVDKAVWVDLREAFLEIPAQTCITKDNAPISIDFLIYWKVFDPQLTVIQVGNFAGAAQGIATTGLRAVIGDLSLDDALTKRDRINQVMRAKLDEVTERWGVKVT, encoded by the coding sequence GTGCGGGACCGGGGGGTCACCATGGGAACTGGGTTCGCGATCGCAGTTGTCATCGTCGCCTTGCTCCTGGCGTATAACGGGGTCAAGATTGTCCGCGACTACCAGCGCCTGGTGGTGTTCCGCCTCGGCCGCAGCTTCGGCCCAAAGGGTCCAGGAATCGTCTACCTGATCCCGATCGTCGACAAGGCGGTGTGGGTGGACCTCCGGGAGGCGTTCCTCGAGATCCCCGCGCAGACATGCATCACCAAGGATAACGCGCCGATCTCCATTGATTTCCTGATTTACTGGAAGGTGTTCGACCCGCAGCTCACCGTCATCCAGGTAGGCAACTTCGCCGGCGCTGCACAGGGGATCGCCACGACCGGGCTGCGCGCAGTGATCGGCGACCTCAGCCTCGACGACGCCCTGACGAAGCGGGACCGGATCAACCAAGTCATGCGCGCCAAGCTCGACGAGGTCACGGAGCGGTGGGGGGTCAAGGTGACC